CAACAGCACAGACATATGGCAAAGCTTCCATTACCCAACCGACACCATCCTCCCCGGCATGCAATTACCACTGAGCACAGATGATGATCTCTACACTCGCCTCGTGGCTTGGAGGGGCCCTGATGACCCAGCCACCAGCGACTACTCCATGGGCGGTGACTCTAGTTCAGACCTCCAGGTTGTCATCTGGAATGGGACGAGGCCGTATTGGCGCAGAGCTGCATGGGATGGTGCGTTGGTCACTGCCCTGTATCAAAGCAGCACTGGCTTCATCATGACCCAAACAACTGTCGACATAGGGGGTAAGTTCTACTTGACATTCACCGTCTCCGACGGCTCGCCAAGCACGCGCCTGATTCTGCACTACACGGGCATGTTTCAGTTTTTAGCGTGGAACAGCACCTCATCGTCATGGAATGTTTTCATAGAGCGGCCTAATCCTAGTTGTGACCGCTACGCCTATTGTGGACCATTTGGTTACTGTGATGCCACTGAAACAGTTCCGAAATGCAACTGCCTCAGTGGGTTTGAGCCTGATGGTGTAAACTTCTCCCAAGGGTGTCGGAGAAAGGAGGAGCTGACATGTGGTGGTGGAGATAGTTTCTCAACCTTGAGTGGCATGAAGACACCCGATAAGTTTGTGTATGTCAGGAACAGAAGCTTTGACCAATGCGAAGCAGAGTGCAGAAACAACTGCGCTTGCACCGCATATGCTTTTTCTAACATGAAAAATGGCAGCACGTCTAGTGACCAGGCAAGGTGCTTGATTTGGTTGGGGAAGCTTGTCGACACAGGAAAGTTTCGTGATGGAAGTGGCGAGAACCTGTACCTTCGTCTAGCCAGTTCAACAGGTATACATCTTTCCTTATGCGCTTATGGATTGTACGGTGTGATCTATTCCTTTTATGTCGAATGGTAGATGTGGTTTAGGATGACATACTAATCACGAAAAACACAACACTCGCAAGAAATGCATGTAAATTTTGAAAGCAGCATTCTCTTGCTGGACTATATTTCTGCCTTTCTGCAGTTGAGAAACAGAGTAATGTATTGAAGATTGTACTCCCAGAAATGGCTTAGATACGGTTAGGATGACATACTAATCACGACAAACATAAAACATGCCAAAAAAATGCTTGTTAAATTTTGAACCCATGATTCTCTTCCTGGATTATATTTCTGGCTTTATGCAGTTGACAGAGAGAgtaatgtgttgaagattgcactCCCAGTAATTGCTAGTATTCTGATACTCGCATGCATCAGCCTTGCGTGGATATGCAAGTCAAGAGGTAAAAACAATATTTGCTTTACTTTCTCGGGGTGCAATTTTCATGAGTTATTCGTAAGAAATAATATTGGCCTGAATCTATTTTTGGCAGGAAAACTTCGAATCAAGGAAACTAAGAACAAATATACAGGACAACTGTCAAAAAattccaaatctaatgaacttgaGAATGAAACTATAGAACTTCCATATATTTGTTTTGAAGATGTTGTTACTGCAACAGACAATTTCTCAGACTACAACATGCTCGGGAAAGGTGGCTTTGGAAAAGTTTACAAGGTAATCATTTTTAGGCTGATCATCGGGAAAAAGTTCGCCATCTGTTGTTCAATTGAAAAATGATGTCTTTATGTAGGGCCGGTTAGAAGGTGGCAATGAAGTTGCTGTCAAAAGGCTTAGTAAGAGTTCTGGGCAAGGGGCTGACGAGTTCAGAAATGGAGTGGTTCTGATTGCCAAATTGCAGCATAGAAATTTAGTTAGGCTTCTTGGTTACTGCACTCATGAAGATGAGAAGTTATTGCTATATGAATACTTACCTAACAAAAGCTTAGACACCTTCCTTTTTGGTATGTTCTGCTCTTATGGTCATGTCTCGCAAAAATATTCTTAGAATAACTGAAGTTGTGATGGTTGTTAATGATTTTAATTTTGCACTTTCTTGCAAGATGCCACAAGAGATAGTGTGCTTGATTGGCCGACCAGGTTCAAGGTAATTAAAGGAATAGCAAGAGGGCTTCTTTATCTCCACCAAGATTCAAGGTTAACAATAATCCATAGAGATCTCAAAGCAAGCAATGTCTTGTTAGATGCGGAAATGAACCCTAAAATATCGGATTTTGGTATGGCAAGGATCTTTGGTGGAAATGAACAACAAGCGAACACTATCTGTGTTGTTGGGACATAGTAAGTAATATATGCACTAGGTAAGGCTTAACATTGTAATTTTACTCAACTTAACTAATTCATTTTTCTTGGAATGATTCAAACAGCGGTTACATGTCACCTGAATATGCAATGGAAGGTTCCTTTTCAGTCAAGTCTGACACGTACAGCTTTGGTGTTCTACTGTTGGAGATTGTAAGCGGGTTAAAGATCAGTTCATCCAATCTCATAATGGATTTTCCAAGCCTTATAGCTTATGTAAGTTCACTACTATGCTCTAAACTTTTTTAACCCCAAAAACTCATAATAAATTGAGGATTTCATTGGTTTAGGCATGGAGCTTATGGAAAGATGGAAATGCAAGAAAATTGGTGGACTCGTCCATTGTGGAGAACTGTCCACTTCATGGAGTTCTGCGGTGTATTCAGTTAGGTCTGTTGTGTGTTCAAGATGATCCAGATGCTCGTCCACTCATGTCATCCACTGTGTTCATGTTAGAAAATGAAACAGCCCCACTTCCTACTCCGAAGGAGCCTGTATATTTTAGGAAACGGAAGTATGAAATTGAAGACCAAAGAGATAACGTGGAAATATCTCTGAATGGCATGACTATGACAATGCAAGAGGGGCGTTAAATGTTTAGTTCCATTTTGTCCTTTTTTGTAAAATTCTCTCATTTGTACAGTTGAGAAATTCTGTGATTCATGTTCTTTCGGACAAACACATAGTGTATTGACATGTAATCCTCTTTGTGTGCTATTTTCATAGATGGTTTCCATATTTTGTGAACTTCACTGGTTTATCATTTGTTTTCACCTTGTCAAGTGGAAGAGGCTACCAGATTACCCAATTGTTTCGTGCTGATGAATTTCTTCACCCCAGCTTCCTCggttagtcaatgggtctgaaacTCTGAATTGCTACTTGTTTTCACTAGTTTGTGCATTTATTTTTACTTTGTCAAGTGGAAGACTACCTGATCATGTGTGGATCAGTAACACAGTTCTTCTCTCTTGAAGAATTTTCTGCATCCCAGCTTTCTTGGTTGGTCAATGGGTCTGGAACTCTGAATTGCTATGTTGGTAACAAGGCTGATATAAATCCATGTTTTCTCTGAGCTAGCATGCAGTGCATCTTGCTATGTAGTCCACTTTTTATCTTCTGTTGCAAGTGGCAAGTAAACTAGGATTACACGGCCAATGTCTGACAGTGATCTGTTGTTTATTCAGATGGAGTGGCTGAAACTTCAGGTATGGAAAACTGTTGGAAGTTCAGGTCCAGCCTCGACGGAAAAGTCAGAAAAGTGGGGCTTCTTTGGATCTATCAGTATCTATCAGAAAGTTAGAAAGGTATTTTCAAGTGATCTTGCGCCTGTAAGACCAGATTAAATCTTGCCAAGCCAGCTCACCCAGAATGCGGTTTGGGATACTCAGCTAATATCTTCATAAATTAATTTCGACATTGCTAGCCTAAATCATATAGAATCATGTATACCTCCTCTGAAATTTCAGAAATCACACTAAAATCTTTAGCTGTTGCACTTGCACCACCCCTTTCAACATTCAGATATCACTATTTTCACTTGAGAGCAATAATCTTGAATTACACTCTGCACATCCATTGTAATCGTGTGGTTACTTTTAGGAGTGCTTTTTAAAAGATGAAGAATCAAGATAAAGGTGTTGAATTTCACTGTGGGTTTGTGCACGACGTGAAGTTGAACTTTGTCTTGCACGCTGGCTTCACGAGTTCGACCATTACACTAGCGTAGGGTGTTGAGTTGCATGGTGGTAGCTTTCAACGAGGGTGAAAACAGAGTCAAATTCAAAAGTTTAACACCAAATTTTTCTATGGCAAGAAACAAAGTCAAATTCTACGAAAAGTACACGAGCTTCTTTCATCCCAAGAATAGGAAAAATGAGAGGTTCAACTTATATATATCCATGCCACAGGCAGGGGCGGAGCCACAGTTGCATCGTTGGGTGCAGTTGAACCCAACGAAACTTGGTAGCTACGTACGTATCGGCTGGTACTTTGTAGGCCTGAAGCCCTGAACCCAGTAAAAGGATTAGACTGACCCCATCAATCTCGTGAACTGCCTCGGTGGATAGGCTAAAAAGGCCCAAAAGCCCATAAGTAAATTGCCTTGGTGCCCACAACTACTCAGCTCTCTCAATCGTGAACTGTACTCGTATGATTCTACgcagccgccgccacgcctttaCTCGTCCAATTCGCCAACCAATTCGCCAATTCACCTCTGGCCTCTCTCCTCTCGTCTCTTCTGTTCGTGCATCCATCCATCATCGGATCCCAGCGGCAAGCCGTCACTTCAATTCCAAATTGACGGTACTGACTAGTGAGATCGCATCGTCACATCTTTCCCTCTTGTGTATGTTCTGTCTAGCATAATAGTCAAGTATGACAATAGTTTTGCCCTAGTTTGCTAAAGCAAATCACGAACTTTGATTGATCTAGACCATGGAACAATATTTTTCAAAGAGAAATCAATCACCGGCTAAGTTTGATTATCCACAGAGAGAAATTTGAAGACACTCAGGGATGATTTAATGATGTCAAAGAAAAGCTGCGCATAAAATGGGTGATCGGTTTAGAAATGATTATCTAATTTGCTACGGGAAGAAATACATGTTTTCTACCACTCGTAATGATCCAGTGTTTGGTCCTTTTAAGATAATGAGATAAATAAAAAGGAGACGCTCTAAAATGTGAGCAACTATACTTTTTTTTGGCTTGATGGTACTTATACTAAACTTGTCAAACTAACTTCTTGTTTTTACTGTTTTCAGAAAGACGAGGAGCTACACCCGAGCTATGAAGTTATTTGGATACTACTTTATTTATAGTATCTAAACAAGTGGTTCTAGAATTTCATCCAACTGGTACTTATGTCTTATACTCTTCAACTATTAACATAACAAAATATGTAGTAGGCGCTATCATATTTCTatttgttatgtactccctccgtcccataatgtctagtgtcaaaaaacatcttacattatgggacggaggaagtcatTTTTGGGTGCTGTAAAATGGTGTAAAATAGTAGCTTTTACGCTTAACAAATTCATATCAAATCCTCACAAGTCAACAAGTGAACCCAACAACTAAATTTTCTGGCTCTGCCCTTGGCCACAGGAGAATTGGTGGACTGAGGAGAAATTAAGTACTCCTACACAGTTCATATATCTCTTGCAAATATtttagggttaattatccttttgccctcaatggtgtccatgtgctcagttttgccctcagatgcaaattgtcctcagttttgcccctagtccgagcACAGCAACTacgacgaggccaaacggccatatttgagtccattccgtccgccggcgttagtagttgtgggtccggagcttacacgtgggaccgcgtggacgtgggtccggagctgacatgtaggcccctgcaactaaatccccaaatcattctagctcacacccatccgcccggccggctgtcctgcgccgccgccgccgccacctgcgccgcggccagcacctgccccgccaccagtTGCACGGCCTGCTCCGCCGCTACCTCCCTGCGCCTACGCTCCATGGCTCATTGTGACGCCcaccaccttcctgcgacgccacgggtggggcgcccgccacctgctcgattcacggcgcggcctccttccgtgcgcccggccggagcgctcaaaggtggggggctgctggagctatttgaactaggaggaagaaccctagggcgaaatggtgagcagcggcgaccccggagtatttggcgaggcaggcatcgggccggagatccaccgcgtccacgactgggttcccgaggggtaagtctcgcctcttgtttagattgagcttagttgtgcatttgaacactcgattcgagtaggtttgcccaattagtgtgctgattgcgtctctgtttttcgccggttaggatggagttgcggtttgctttcatggtgcacattagaagggaccggtacatgttcgatgcaaaggataagaagaaataccaaggaggttttgattatcggttgccaatggctagtaattggagttttagacaatttggggaggtaatttgtagccaatatccttggggtttgcttgatgaagtggtatacaaatactatgatggggaaaagaattgggtgacagttagtaatgatgaagagctagctaccatatttgttaggcataaagagaaagataattttcatgtgaggctgcaagttgatgtgcttgagcaggcatttggacctaggatggcgggtgcaacatctGGGGAGAatcaagtcgtcgtaatggcatctctagccagaacagttcagttggtgcacggcgacgtggtggcccgacaagtgtgggcaacagcagtagggtcccccttgaagtggagcctgatggctactattctggggttgatgaagagaagttatattctgatgttattcagaatttacgacgggcacctcgggctgaaaaccaagatgaggctcacaatgcagtccgtgtggatgatgacacgatgggtgaggacgaagaccttgcagctgttgaatgggaccctttgaaccctcaaatggaagaaggtacagtttttgcatccatgaatgagtgtagaaatgcacttgtgacatactgcatcaaggtagaacgtactttcaaagttgacaagagcgatcaagtacgttacagagtgcactatccgactgagggttgtccatggaggctgcttgcagctaaaatgcggaatagcactaatgttcaggtcaaagtgaatccttttaagcacacatgccaggaatcaacccttaggaaggatacaatcagtagagccaagtcaag
The window above is part of the Triticum aestivum cultivar Chinese Spring chromosome 2A, IWGSC CS RefSeq v2.1, whole genome shotgun sequence genome. Proteins encoded here:
- the LOC123190917 gene encoding G-type lectin S-receptor-like serine/threonine-protein kinase B120 isoform X1; translated protein: MAALHVVILLSLICICRSDDRLTPAKPLSAGDKLVSSNGVFALGFFSPTNSTVGSYVGIWYNNIPKRTYVWVANRDKPITNASSGKLVVTNNSDLVLSDSQGRTLWTTMNNFTTGATGTSAVLLDSGNFVIRLPNSTDIWQSFHYPTDTILPGMQLPLSTDDDLYTRLVAWRGPDDPATSDYSMGGDSSSDLQVVIWNGTRPYWRRAAWDGALVTALYQSSTGFIMTQTTVDIGGKFYLTFTVSDGSPSTRLILHYTGMFQFLAWNSTSSSWNVFIERPNPSCDRYAYCGPFGYCDATETVPKCNCLSGFEPDGVNFSQGCRRKEELTCGGGDSFSTLSGMKTPDKFVYVRNRSFDQCEAECRNNCACTAYAFSNMKNGSTSSDQARCLIWLGKLVDTGKFRDGSGENLYLRLASSTVDRESNVLKIALPVIASILILACISLAWICKSRGKLRIKETKNKYTGQLSKNSKSNELENETIELPYICFEDVVTATDNFSDYNMLGKGGFGKVYKGRLEGGNEVAVKRLSKSSGQGADEFRNGVVLIAKLQHRNLVRLLGYCTHEDEKLLLYEYLPNKSLDTFLFDATRDSVLDWPTRFKVIKGIARGLLYLHQDSRLTIIHRDLKASNVLLDAEMNPKISDFGMARIFGGNEQQANTICVVGTYGYMSPEYAMEGSFSVKSDTYSFGVLLLEIVSGLKISSSNLIMDFPSLIAYAWSLWKDGNARKLVDSSIVENCPLHGVLRCIQLGLLCVQDDPDARPLMSSTVFMLENETAPLPTPKEPVYFRKRKYEIEDQRDNVEISLNGMTMTMQEGR
- the LOC123190917 gene encoding G-type lectin S-receptor-like serine/threonine-protein kinase B120 isoform X2, with the translated sequence MNNFTTGATGTSAVLLDSGNFVIRLPNSTDIWQSFHYPTDTILPGMQLPLSTDDDLYTRLVAWRGPDDPATSDYSMGGDSSSDLQVVIWNGTRPYWRRAAWDGALVTALYQSSTGFIMTQTTVDIGGKFYLTFTVSDGSPSTRLILHYTGMFQFLAWNSTSSSWNVFIERPNPSCDRYAYCGPFGYCDATETVPKCNCLSGFEPDGVNFSQGCRRKEELTCGGGDSFSTLSGMKTPDKFVYVRNRSFDQCEAECRNNCACTAYAFSNMKNGSTSSDQARCLIWLGKLVDTGKFRDGSGENLYLRLASSTVDRESNVLKIALPVIASILILACISLAWICKSRGKLRIKETKNKYTGQLSKNSKSNELENETIELPYICFEDVVTATDNFSDYNMLGKGGFGKVYKGRLEGGNEVAVKRLSKSSGQGADEFRNGVVLIAKLQHRNLVRLLGYCTHEDEKLLLYEYLPNKSLDTFLFDATRDSVLDWPTRFKVIKGIARGLLYLHQDSRLTIIHRDLKASNVLLDAEMNPKISDFGMARIFGGNEQQANTICVVGTYGYMSPEYAMEGSFSVKSDTYSFGVLLLEIVSGLKISSSNLIMDFPSLIAYAWSLWKDGNARKLVDSSIVENCPLHGVLRCIQLGLLCVQDDPDARPLMSSTVFMLENETAPLPTPKEPVYFRKRKYEIEDQRDNVEISLNGMTMTMQEGR